In Uranotaenia lowii strain MFRU-FL chromosome 2, ASM2978415v1, whole genome shotgun sequence, one genomic interval encodes:
- the LOC129743374 gene encoding uncharacterized protein LOC129743374: protein MNTLKPIPILKHPRVRKANKACSRTCQNSTWKKETPFCIEVPAQIDAAVCEHQIGPQKVPFWISGEPLEHPATRKPRAPGFAVEKKPFQNVVWRRPKKGGSEPVSRLVKTAEVKSRGAKNINISSPQNPPTKGASEKTVRTLTLARPRIQIVGRQRHQSEERDRATHPRVALFLPSPQLPSGAAISGEPKKISSPLVDPRRRHKCRTEARINQDQQPPGRPQEAPQA, encoded by the exons ATGAACACATTAAAACCCATCCCCATACTGA AGCACCCAAGAGTGAGGAAAGCAAATAAAGCGTGCAGCCGAACATGTCAAAATTCGACGTGGAAAAAAGAAACGCCATTTTGTATAGAAGTGCCGGCGCAAATAGACGCGGCAGTGTGCGAGCACCAAATTGGACCGCAAAAAGTGCCTTTTTGGATATCCGGAGAGCCGTTGGAGCATCCAGCAACACGCAAACCGCGTGCTCCAGGATTTGCCGTGgaaaa GAAACCGTTCCAAAACGTGGTCTGGCGAAGGCCAAAGAAAGGAGGCTCGGAACCGGTATCTCGGCTGGTAAAGACGGCTGAAGTGAAGTCTCGAGGAgccaaaaatatcaacatttccTCGCCACAAAATCCGCCTACAAAAGGAGCTAGTGAGAAGACGGTGCGAACCCTAACACTTGCAAG GCCACGAATCCAAATCGTCGGTAGGCAAAGGCATCAGTCGGAAGAGCGAGACAGAGCCACACATCCACGTGT GGCTCTTTTTCTCCCCTCACCTCAACTGCCTTCCGGTGCGGCAATTTCGGGCGAGCCGAAGAAAATCAGCAGCCCCCTGGTAGACCCCAGGAGGCGCCACAAGTGTAGGACGGAGGCACGAATCAACCAAGACCAGCAGCCCCCTGGCAGACCCCAGGAGGCGCCACAGGCGTAG
- the LOC129749268 gene encoding protein RER1 produces MMNEETTPSKNVVTQFFIRISQLYQLQLDRWTPHTKLRWAGAIVLVLAFLLRVFTKQGWYIVTYALGIYHLNLFIAFLTPKIDPALDLDDDQGPELPTKANEEFRPFIRRLPEFKFWYAVSKSTVIGIICTCFDFFNVPVFWPILVMYFITLFCITMKRQIKHMIKYRYLPFTHSKPRYQAVPTEK; encoded by the exons ATGATGAACGAGGAGACTACCCCTAGCAAGAACGTGGTGACGCAGTTTTTCATAAGGATCTCGCAG CTCTACCAGCTGCAGCTGGACCGTTGGACGCCGCACACCAAGCTGCGATGGGCCGGCGCGATCGTGCTGGTGCTCGCGTTCCTGCTGCGGGTGTTCACCAAACAGGGCTGGTACATCGTGACCTACGCGCTCGGTATCTACCATCTGAACCTGTTCATTGCGTTCCTTACCCCGAAGATCGATCCGGCGTTGGATTTAGACG aCGACCAAGGGCCGGAGTTGCCGACCAAGGCGAACGAAGAGTTCCGACCGTTCATTCGTCGATTGCCGGAGTTCAAATTTTGGTACGCCGTCAGCAAAAGTACCGTCATCGGCATCATCTGCACCTGCTTCGACTTTTTCAACGTGCCGGTATTCTGGCCCATCCTGGTCATGTACTTCATCACGCTGTTCTGTATCACCATGAAGCGGCAGATCAAG CACATGATCAAGTATCGGTATCTGCCGTTCACCCACAGTAAGCCCCGCTACCAGGCGGTGCCCACGGAAAAGTGA